One Neomonachus schauinslandi chromosome 9, ASM220157v2, whole genome shotgun sequence DNA segment encodes these proteins:
- the LOC110572190 gene encoding 60S ribosomal protein L5-like — protein sequence MAVATMVFLVLPATQGCLQELALRPLLGNSGLDKYSDTTQQSVYRLYGWIRWFGLCLISKGDMIVCAAYAHELPKYGVKVGPTNYAVAYCTGLLLARRLLNRFGMDKIYEGQVEVTGDEYNVESIDGQPGAFTCYLDAGLARTTTGNKVFGALKGAVDGGLSIPHSTKRFPGYDSENKEFNAEVHRKHIMGQNVADHMRYLTEEDEDAYKKQFSQYIKNNVTPDMMEEMYKKAHAAIRENPVYEKKPKKEVKKKRWNRPKMSLAQKKDRVAQKKASFLRAQEQAAES from the exons ATGGCTGTGGCCACCATGGTTTTCCTTGTTCTTCCTGCTACTCAGGGCTGCCTGCAAGAGCTAGCTTTGCGCCCTCTGCTAGGCAATTCTGGTCTGGATAAATACAGTGACACCACTCAACAATCTGTTTACAGACTGTACGGCTGG ATCAGGTGGTTTGGTTTGTGTTTAATAAGCAAAGGAGATATGATAGTTTGTGCGGCTTATGCTCATGAACTCCCAAAGTATGGTGTGAAGGTTGGCCCGACAAATTATGCTGTAGCGTATTGTACTGGCCTGCTGCTGGCCCGCAGGCTCCTCAATAGGTTTGGCATGGACAAGATCTATGAAGGCCAAGTGGAAGTGACTGGAGATGAATACAATGTGGAAAGCATTGATGGTCAACCTGGTGCCTTCACCTGCTATTTGGATGCAGGGCTGGCCAGAACTACTACTGGAAATAAAGTTTTTGGGGCCCTCAAGGGAGCAGTGGATGGAGGCTTGTCTATCCCTCACAGTACCAAACGATTCCCTGGTTATGATTCAGAAAACAAGGAATTCAATGCAGAAGTACATCGAAAGCACATCATGGGTCAGAATGTTGCAGATCATATGCGTTACCTAACGGAAGAAGACGAAGATGCTTACAAGAAACAATTCTCTCAATACATAAAGAACAACGTAACTCCAGACATGATGGAGGAGATGTATAAGAAAGCTCATGCTGCTATACGAGAGAATCCAGTGTATGAGAAGAAGCctaagaaagaagttaaaaagaagagGTGGAACCGTCCCAAAATGTCTCTTGCCCAAAAGAAAGATCGGGTAGCTCAGAAGAAGGCAAGCTTCCTTAGAGCTCAGGAGCAGGCTGCTGAGAGCTAA